The Methanobrevibacter olleyae genomic sequence ATTTTCATCTAAAAATAGTTTTTGATTATTATTTTTAATTTTTGGTCTTTTATTGAGCCTTTTCTCAATAATTTCATTGGGATTTATTTTTTCATTTTTAAAATCAAAAAGTTTAAGTTGTATGAAGTTTGTATTAGTATTGAGGACAAATTTGTTTTGTTTAGTCATAAAATATTATTTGTCCTCACTTATTTAAATAATTTACTATTTTTAAATCCTTTATTTCAAAATTAAAGAAAAAAATAACCTATTTTTATTTAACGAAGAAAAAAATAAAAAAATAAAAAAAGCCTATAAAATTTTACAGTCTCAAATTTTTATAAAATTTAAATATCTTATAAAACAAATAGAAAAATATGAAAATTTTAGCTATTGATGTAGGAACTGGCACAGAAGATATATTATTATATGATAGTGAAAAAGAGATTGAAAACTCGATGAAATTAGTTATTCCTTCTCCTCATTTAACCATTGGTCAAATGATTACAGAATGTGAAAATGATATTTACTTTGATGGAGTAATTATGGGGGGAGGAAAAATTAAAGATAGGTGTCTTGAACATATGGAAAAGGGATATAATGTTGTTTTTGAAGATTTAGCAGCAAGAACAATCCGTGATAATATAGAACAAGTAAAATCTTTCGGATTTGGTGTTGTTAAAGAAAACAGCTTTAAAGAAGATTATGAATTTTCTAATTATACGAAAATATCCTTAAAAGATGTAGATGTAAATCATTTCATTGATATATTCTCCTCATTTGACCTAGATTTAGAACTAGATGAGCTTATCGTAGCAGTTCAAGATCATGGATATAGTGAAGATATGGGGGACAGAGATTTTAGATTTGAGAAAATTAAAGAAAAACTTCCAGAACCTCTAGCTCCTGAAGTATTTGCTATGGAGTCTGAAGAAGTTCCACAATATTTTACAAGAATGCAATCTGTTATTAAATCATTAGCTAAAGATAATCCTAAATTTAAACCAGTACTTATGGATACTAAGTTTGCATCTATTGCTGGGGTTTGTTATGATAAAGAAGTTTTAAAACTTAATAGTTTTATAGTTATGGATATAGGTAATGGACATACAACTGTAGCTTCTATTGAAGATGGTAAAATCCAAGGAGTTTTTGAACATCACACTAGAGATCTCACTCCTCAAAGACTTGAAGAACTTGTCATTGCCCTTGCAGATGCTACTATTAAGCATGAAGATGTTCATGATGAAGGTGGACATGGTGCATTTGCATTAAATCCTATATCTAAAATAGAAAAAGTTATTGTTGCAGGTCCTAAAAGAGCTTTAGTCGAAGAGACAAATCTTGACTATTATCATGCAGCTCCTGGTGGAGATGTTATGATGACTGGCACTGTAGGTCTTGTAAAATCAATGGAATTTTTAAGAAAATAATTTATATTTATAGTATCAGTGGAATTTTTAAGAAAATAATTTATATCTGTAGTTTATTTTTCAAGGATTTTTAAAAATTTACATAGATTTTTTCTTATTTTTCTTATTTTCTGCATACTTTTTTACTTTTCTCAGTAACTTTTTTAAAATATAAGGAAAATTTTTACTTTTTTCAATGTTTTTTGTAAATTTTTTAATATATTAATAAAAAAAGTTTTATATTTATTTATAAAAAATTTTATATAAAATTAATAAAAGCTTTTATATATTAATACTAATATAAAATTGAACATATTCAAAATATAAAATTGTAACTAATTATTTATTTTAAATTATTTTATACAAGGAATTTATTTTAAATTATTTTATACAAGGAATTTATTTTAAATTATTTATACAAAGAATCTATTTTAAATTATTTTATACAAAGAGGCAAAATATGAAATTTGATCCACATATTCATAGTGTTTATTCAGGTGATTCTCGTTCTGAAGTTATTGATATTTTAATACAAGCTGAAAAAAAAGGTTTAGATGCTATTGCGATTAGTGATCATAATGAAATAAAAGGTTCTAGACTTGCAAGAAGTATTCCTGGAGATATTATTGTAGTTCCATCAATTGAGATTTCTTCTGAAAAAGGCCATATCTTAGGATTAGGTGTAGATGAGATTATCCCAAAAGGATTATCTGCAGTAGAAACTGTTGATAGAATTCATGATGCGGGAGGACTAGCAATTGTACCTCATCCATTTTCATATTATAGACATGGGCTTTTCTGTAAAGTTGATAAAAATTTAGGGGTTGATGGAGTGGAAACTAAAAATGCTCGCTATATTTTTGGATACTCAAATAAACAAGCACAAACATTAGCATATAATAAAAGACTTGCAACTTTAGGTGCAAGTGATTCTCACTTCCTTCAATCTATTGGAGATGCATATACCGAAGTAAATACTAAAGGCCATGATTCTGTTGATGGTATATTAAAAGCTATTAAACACAGACGTTGTAAAGCTATGGGGCATGGCACTAGTAATTTCTTAGTTGCTAAAGAAGTATTTGTTAAAAAAGTACTTAGAAGATATCCTAAAAGGAGAGAATAGAAAATTAGATTGTTGATAAAATGGCTACTGTAGATACTTTTATTCCAGATATTATACAAACTACATTTTTCTCTGGATACACTATTTTTAATACAGTGGTATATACATTAGTTTTACTAATTTTCATATTGGCTATTATAAAAATGTTTAAGAAATTAGAAATAGATCCTCTTTCTATCTTCTTTTCAATTGTTCCATTTATTTTTCTTGGATGTTCTATTCGTGCATTAGTGGATAATGGAGTTTATCCAAAAACTGTTTTTCTAATTACTCCAGGTCTTTATATTTTAGTAGGACTACTAACTATTTTATCATTTTTATTTAGTGTTTTTCTATTTAATAAAAAAGGAATTGATTATAGATATACATTATTTTACATAGGTTTATTATTTCTATTACCTAATATAATCTTGTTTTCTAATCTAAATTTTACAGCAATATTTTATATCTTCATAACTTGGATATTTGTATCATTGATATTTATAATAATTTCACTTTTAGTTTTATACATTGTGAACTATAATAGATATAGCAATTTTTATCTTGTACTTGAAAAGATAATCAATTATAAAATTAATTTTTCTATTGTACTGGCACATTTGTTTGATGCATCAACAACATTTGTTGCTTTAGAATACTTTAATTACTCAGAACAGCATGTTCTACCAAATGCTTTAAATCAACTATTTGATACCTATATTACCATCTTTCCTATGAAAATTATAGTAATAGTTGCAGTATTATATATAATTGACCGATATTTCGAAGATACGACAGTAAAAAATCTATTAAAATTAACAGTATTTGTATTAGGTTTAGCACCTGGCTTAAGGAATATTTTAACTTTAGCAATTGCTACAATATAAGATAAAAATAATATACATTTCTAGAAAAAATCAAGAAATAAAAAATTTAAGGAAATATTCCATATTATGAAACTAAAAGATTATAAAATTAAAATTTTTTTTTTAAAAATAAAATAAAATATTAAAATTTTAACTATTTTTCTCAATAGATAAAAGTCTATTTATAGAGTTGATAACTGCAACTACACTTGAAATAATAACATCCTCTCTTGTAGCTCTTCCAGTTGCTCTATGGCCATCTTTGTTTGAAATTACTACAAAAGTTTCAGCTAATGCATCAGTACCGCCACTAACTGCTTCAAGTCTGTATTCATCAAGATTTATATCAACTGTCTCTTTTACAAGTGATTTGATTGCTCCAATAGATGCATCTACTGGACCTACTCCTATTTGAGAAGTTTCCATAACCTTACCTTCAATTGAAAGCTTTACAGTAGCTGTTGCAGATACAGATTCTCCTGTCATAACATTTAGTCCAAGTAATTTAATATGTTCTTTGTCACTTGTACTAAGTTCTGTAATTGCAATAGATTTTAAATCTTCATCTGTAATGCACTTACCTTTATCACCAAGGGCTTTTACCTGATTATAGATATTTTCAAATTGCTTATGGCTAACTTCTATATTAAATTCCTCTAATTTAGATTTAATTCCAGCATGTCCTGTATGTTTACCAAGAACTATTCTTCTTTTATGCCCTACAAGCTCTGGTGGAATAGGTTCATATGTTGATGTATTTTTTAATATTCCATCTACATGGATTCCAGATTCATGGGCAAATGCATTTTCTCCAACAATTGGTTTTGTAGGAGGCATTTTTATACCTGTAATAGATCCAATAAAATTAGAAGTATCATATAATTTTGTTGTATCCACAGCTATATTTGCACCATAAGCTATTTTTAAACTAACAACAAGTTCTTCTAAAGATGTATTTCCCGCTCTCTCACCAATACCATTAATGGTACAATGGACTTGACTTGCTCCTTCTTCTATGCCAATTATTGAATTAGATACTGCAAGACCAAAATCATTGTGGAAATGAAGACTAATAGGTACATTTATTTTCTTTCTAAGTATTCTTATTAAATCTCTTGTTGTAGGAGGTACTAAGATTCCAACGGTATCTGGAACAT encodes the following:
- a CDS encoding DUF1786 domain-containing protein, whose amino-acid sequence is MKILAIDVGTGTEDILLYDSEKEIENSMKLVIPSPHLTIGQMITECENDIYFDGVIMGGGKIKDRCLEHMEKGYNVVFEDLAARTIRDNIEQVKSFGFGVVKENSFKEDYEFSNYTKISLKDVDVNHFIDIFSSFDLDLELDELIVAVQDHGYSEDMGDRDFRFEKIKEKLPEPLAPEVFAMESEEVPQYFTRMQSVIKSLAKDNPKFKPVLMDTKFASIAGVCYDKEVLKLNSFIVMDIGNGHTTVASIEDGKIQGVFEHHTRDLTPQRLEELVIALADATIKHEDVHDEGGHGAFALNPISKIEKVIVAGPKRALVEETNLDYYHAAPGGDVMMTGTVGLVKSMEFLRK
- a CDS encoding PHP-associated domain-containing protein encodes the protein MKFDPHIHSVYSGDSRSEVIDILIQAEKKGLDAIAISDHNEIKGSRLARSIPGDIIVVPSIEISSEKGHILGLGVDEIIPKGLSAVETVDRIHDAGGLAIVPHPFSYYRHGLFCKVDKNLGVDGVETKNARYIFGYSNKQAQTLAYNKRLATLGASDSHFLQSIGDAYTEVNTKGHDSVDGILKAIKHRRCKAMGHGTSNFLVAKEVFVKKVLRRYPKRRE
- a CDS encoding DUF63 family protein, producing MATVDTFIPDIIQTTFFSGYTIFNTVVYTLVLLIFILAIIKMFKKLEIDPLSIFFSIVPFIFLGCSIRALVDNGVYPKTVFLITPGLYILVGLLTILSFLFSVFLFNKKGIDYRYTLFYIGLLFLLPNIILFSNLNFTAIFYIFITWIFVSLIFIIISLLVLYIVNYNRYSNFYLVLEKIINYKINFSIVLAHLFDASTTFVALEYFNYSEQHVLPNALNQLFDTYITIFPMKIIVIVAVLYIIDRYFEDTTVKNLLKLTVFVLGLAPGLRNILTLAIATI
- a CDS encoding 2-isopropylmalate synthase, which translates into the protein MNIEDVKEELKIHEKIKIFDTTLRDGEQAPGIALTVDEKIKIAQKLDELGVDTIEMGFPTVSEGERKAARRMVDLGLNSNLCGLARVIKKDIDAVIDSDLSYVHLFIGTSPLHRDYKLKKSKIEILNQAIEAVEYAKDHGLTVEFSAEDATRTELNYLIEFYKGVENAGADIINVPDTVGILVPPTTRDLIRILRKKINVPISLHFHNDFGLAVSNSIIGIEEGASQVHCTINGIGERAGNTSLEELVVSLKIAYGANIAVDTTKLYDTSNFIGSITGIKMPPTKPIVGENAFAHESGIHVDGILKNTSTYEPIPPELVGHKRRIVLGKHTGHAGIKSKLEEFNIEVSHKQFENIYNQVKALGDKGKCITDEDLKSIAITELSTSDKEHIKLLGLNVMTGESVSATATVKLSIEGKVMETSQIGVGPVDASIGAIKSLVKETVDINLDEYRLEAVSGGTDALAETFVVISNKDGHRATGRATREDVIISSVVAVINSINRLLSIEKNS